From Peromyscus maniculatus bairdii isolate BWxNUB_F1_BW_parent chromosome 19, HU_Pman_BW_mat_3.1, whole genome shotgun sequence, the proteins below share one genomic window:
- the LOC143269626 gene encoding high mobility group protein B3 — protein MAKGDPKKPKGKMSAYAFFVQTCREEHKKKNPEVPVNFAEFSKKCSERWKTMSGKEKSKFDEMAKADKVRYDREMKDYGPAKGGKKKKDPNAPKRPPSGFFLFCSEFRPKIKSTNPGISIGDVAKKLGEMWNNLSDSEKQPYITKAAKLKEKYEKDVADYKSKGKFDGAKGPAKVARKKVEEEEEEEDEEEEEEEEEEDE, from the coding sequence ATGGCTAAAGGTGACCCCAAGAAACCAAAGGGCAAGATGTCTGCTTATGCCTTCTTCGTGCAGACATGCAGGGAAGAACATAAGAAGAAAAACCCAGAGGTCCCAGTCAATTTTGCAGAGTTTTCCAAGAAGTGCTCTGAGAGGTGGAAGACAATGTCCGGCAAAGAGAAATCGAAGTTTGATGAAATGGCAAAGGCGGATAAAGTACGCTATGATCGGGAAATGAAAGATTATGGACCAGCTAAAGgaggcaagaagaagaaggacCCCAatgcccccaaaagaccaccgtCTGGATTTTTCTTATTCTGCTCTGAATTCCGCCCCAAGATCAAATCTACAAACCCTGGCATCTCCATTGGAGATGTGGCAAAAAAGCTTGGTGAGATGTGGAATAACCTAAGTGACAGTGAAAAGCAGCCTTACATTACCAAGGCTGCAAAACTGAAGGAGAAGTATGAGAAGGATGTTGCTGACTATAAGTCTAAAGGGAAATTCGATGGCGCCAAGGGTCCTGCTAAAGTTGCCCGGAAaaaggtggaagaggaagaggaggaggaggacgaggaagaagaggaagaggaggaggaggaagatgaataa